In one Pseudomonadales bacterium genomic region, the following are encoded:
- a CDS encoding MlaD family protein: MSKQASPTLIGAFVVGALALLTAAILLFGGTEIFAQKTRFVAYFPESVKGLRTSANVLFRGVRIGFVEEIQLVGDVNTLESQVQVTMRIFPDQFQLTRNGIPITASTREYYSARELIDAGMYAQLGVESYVTGQLLVEVDIQPGVKGELSGHDGPFPEIPTVPNDIQQIVNDVRSFLAELQTKIDVDRLARDVQSAVSGVSELANSVDLREALAGINRIINAEDTQGLPGRLQQTLASADSTLSDTREFVNHARGRVDMLSADLEPVISRLNTTLESAEAALRNAALQLEGDTELSYKLNGTLTEIETTVRTLRIFFDYLERNPEALLRGKEGGKE, from the coding sequence ATGAGCAAGCAGGCCAGCCCGACACTCATCGGCGCCTTTGTGGTTGGCGCCCTCGCGCTGCTGACCGCGGCCATTCTGCTGTTCGGTGGCACCGAAATCTTCGCCCAGAAAACCCGCTTCGTGGCTTACTTTCCGGAATCCGTGAAGGGGCTCCGCACCAGCGCCAACGTGCTGTTTCGCGGAGTGCGCATCGGCTTCGTCGAGGAAATCCAGCTGGTCGGAGATGTGAACACACTGGAAAGTCAGGTGCAGGTGACCATGCGGATTTTTCCGGATCAGTTCCAGCTCACCCGTAACGGCATACCGATTACCGCCAGCACCCGGGAGTACTATTCCGCCCGGGAGCTGATCGATGCGGGTATGTATGCCCAGCTCGGCGTGGAGAGCTATGTGACCGGACAGCTGCTGGTGGAGGTGGATATACAGCCCGGAGTAAAGGGTGAACTGAGTGGCCACGACGGTCCGTTTCCGGAAATCCCCACAGTACCCAACGACATCCAGCAGATCGTCAATGACGTGCGGTCGTTCCTGGCCGAACTGCAGACGAAGATCGATGTCGACAGGCTGGCCCGCGATGTCCAGAGTGCGGTCAGCGGAGTCAGCGAGCTCGCCAATTCAGTCGATCTGCGGGAGGCCCTTGCCGGAATCAACCGGATCATCAATGCCGAAGACACCCAGGGTCTGCCGGGCCGGCTCCAGCAGACCCTCGCCAGTGCCGACAGCACCCTGAGTGATACCCGGGAATTCGTGAATCATGCCCGCGGCCGTGTGGATATGCTGTCCGCAGATCTGGAACCAGTGATCAGCCGGCTCAACACCACCCTCGAATCTGCGGAAGCCGCACTGAGAAATGCCGCACTCCAGCTCGAAGGAGATACCGAGCTGAGTTACAAACTCAACGGTACCCTTACCGAGATTGAAACGACTGTCCGCACGCTGAGGATCTTCTTTGACTACCTTGAGCGTAATCCCGAAGCGCTTCTGAGAGGCAAAGAAGGCGGCAAGGAATGA
- a CDS encoding PqiC family protein, producing MKRLPTTRANLLRLLMLSCVLIACSGCLSGGSSPEVRFYTLNSIDPPAAAQTLRSVVGVGPILFPDYLKRPQIVTRAGVNQMNIAEYDRWAEPLDAMFQRILVANLDSLTPDLNVITYPFGSRLTNTDYRVVGRVNRFEVDAAAVVTLEVQWVFSTTAEGSDDVTVTSRHTSRADAAEGYAGTVTAMSEALESFSRELATYLTTVTRQ from the coding sequence ATGAAACGACTCCCTACAACTCGCGCGAACCTGTTGCGGCTTCTGATGCTGAGCTGCGTCCTCATCGCCTGCTCCGGCTGCCTGTCCGGCGGCAGCTCACCGGAGGTGCGTTTCTACACCCTCAACAGCATAGATCCTCCCGCAGCAGCGCAGACACTGAGATCCGTCGTCGGGGTGGGGCCCATACTGTTTCCGGACTATCTGAAAAGACCTCAGATCGTCACCCGCGCTGGTGTGAATCAGATGAATATCGCCGAATACGACCGCTGGGCCGAACCACTGGATGCCATGTTTCAGCGGATTCTGGTCGCCAATCTCGACAGTCTCACACCGGATCTCAACGTGATCACCTATCCATTCGGCAGCCGGCTCACCAACACCGACTATCGGGTCGTGGGCAGGGTGAATCGATTCGAGGTGGATGCAGCCGCCGTGGTGACACTGGAAGTGCAATGGGTATTCAGTACCACGGCAGAGGGTTCAGACGACGTTACTGTCACCTCACGACACACCAGCCGTGCAGACGCGGCGGAAGGATACGCGGGAACGGTCACCGCCATGAGCGAGGCCCTGGAGTCGTTCAGTCGCGAACTGGCCACCTACCTCACCACCGTAACCCGTCAGTGA